The window CAGAAAGACATTTTCGAACTGCTGGTGCGACGGGGTGATGTGCAGACCATTCAGTTCAAAATCAATGAATGCCTGGGCTTGGCGATGGATGCTTTGGGCGGTGTCGAGAAGCCGCTCGGCCGTGAGCTGCACAAATTATCCGCCGATTTGAGCCAGGCGCAGTCGTTGGAGCAGCTTGATCAGCCGCTCCTCGCGCTCAAGGGATACTTGAAAGACATTCTGTAATTGAACGCGCCACGCGCTTACAGCAAATGCCTGGAGATGTACTTCGAAATTTCCACCATCGACGTTTTCCCGGTGAACTCGAACTTCACCTTTCCCAGCGAAGAAAAATAAATCTCCAGCTCCGAGTCCAGATCGAACGTGCCCGACGTTTCCACGGAGTACGCGACGATGTTCTTGTACGGCAGTGACGTGAAATCCTTCTTGCTGCCGGTGATGCCCTGCACATTGACCGCGATGATGCGTTTGTTGGTGAACACCACGCCGTCGCGCATGGCTTTGTAGGAATCGATCACCTCTTCGCCTTCCAGCAGCAATGCCGTCACACGCTCGGCGTATTCGTCGTTCTGCTTGAGTTTGAAGAAACCTTTGTTGTTGAAGTCGATCATCTGTCCATCCTTTGGTTGAGAAAGATCCCGTCCTCATCAAAGTCCGTTACGCCGATGAAGAGCGTGGCGCGACGCTACTATTTTGTTATCTTGCCGTCCATCTTCAGCGCGGCTCATCAGCACGCGCTGTTTCAAGGTTTTTGCAGGTTAAGGAAAGGATCGAATGGAGTTTCTGTGTCTACTCGCATTTCTGGCGGCATGGGGTTTCATGTGGCGCTGGGTGGTGAAGAACCGCGGTAACTGGAATCTGTTTGTCGGCAACGTTCTCGGTGCGGGGGCGGGTTTTATTGTCGGCATTGTGGTGTTCTCCATCACGTTCTCGCTGTTCGTGCCGGAGCGCAAAACTGCGCAAAAGCAGATTCAAGAGACTGTCACTCAAAAGGTCGAGCCTGTTGCAGTGATGCCTGAAGCTGAACCTGCCCCAGAACCGGCTCCGACGCCGCCCCCCGTTACAGTCGTGCCGCCTGCACCTGCACCTGCACCTGCACCTGCACCTGCACCTGCACCTGCAACTGCAACTGCAACTGCAACTGCAACTGAAACTGAAACTGAAACTGAAAACCTTCCGGCCTATGTCGCCAGCAGTCCACAGAATGAGCCTTCGCCGCCCGAATCCGCTTTACTGCCGAACTTCAGCAAACGTCTGCCGGCTGCACTGGCCGAGAAGGACTTCAAGGATAACGTGAGCAACGACTTCGCCGTTTTGCGCCGATTGGCCGGCAGCAATCCGAATGCCGACAAATCCTTGATGGCTTACATGATTTGCGAGCCCTTCATCAAGAGTGCCATGCGTTTTTCAGCGTCGACGGTGATCTCGAGTGCCCGGGACGCCAGCAGCCAGCGCTTCAAGGATCAGACCTACACCGTCAGCAGTACCGCCACTGCCCGCAACATGTTGGGCGACGATGTCCGCTACCATTTTGATTGTTCAGTGCAGCAACTGGACGGCAACGATGCCGGCAAGGCTGCGTGGCGACTGCTCGATCTGAAGCTGAAGAAGAGCGACTCTTAAGCCTCGTTTAAGGGATCAAGGCGCCGGCTGCGCTATCATCGCCGGCCTGTGCGCCTTGAGCTTTGACCCGGATGTCTCCAACACTTGATGACCTGAACTCCCTGCCTGCTGTTTTGGCCGGCCCGCTGCTGCGACGGCTGGAGCCGACACGACTGGTGATGTGGCTGGTCGGTACGCGTCCTCTGTCGCTGACTTTGCGCTTGCAGGGTGTAGGAGACATTCCGCTCGATGTAGAGAATTGCACAGTCATTCCCGTAGGCAGTCGAGCGTTTGTTCACCTCATCGATATCACACTCGATAGCGCCCTGCCCTTCGACACCTTTATCGACTACGACTTGCTGATCGATGACGAAAAAGGCATAGCCGATTGGGCGCCGCACCTGCTTTATGCCGATACCACCCGCCCGAACTTTGTCCTGCGCTCCCGGATAGATCAGTTGCTCCACGGCTCCTGCCGCAAGCCGCATCACCCGGCGGCGGATGGTTTGCTGTGTGTCGATCAACTGCTGGCGGCGCAAACCGACCCGCAACAACGCCCGGCGCTGTTGATGATGAGCGGCGATCAGGTCTACGCCGATGACGTTGCCGGCCCGATGCTGCGGGCGATCCATGCCTTGATCGAGCGCCTCGGCCTGCTCGACGAACACCTCGAAGGTGCCGTGGTCAGCGACAGCGCGAAACTCTACCAACACCCGGCCAGTTACTACCACCGTGCGGATTTGTTACCGGCTCTGGAGAGCAACGAGACGTTGCGCGAGCGATTTTTCGGCGGTGCGCGTAAGCCGATTTTCACCAGCAGCAGCGCCGACAATCACCTGGTGACGTTTGCCGAAATCATGGCGATGTACTTGCTGGTGTGGTCACCGGTTGCGTGGACACTGATCAATCCGCAGCCTCCGCTACTGACGCCGGATCGCCTCAAGCGATATGCACTCGAACAGACCCGGATCGACGCCTTCAAGGCAGGACTGGACAACGTCGCCCGAGTGCTGGCGCATCTGCCGAGCCTGATGATTTTCGACGATCACGACATCACCGATGACTGGAACCTTTCCGCGCAATGGGAGGAAACGGCCTACGGCCATCCGTTCTCCAAGCGCATCATCGGCAACGCGCTGATTGCCTACATGCTGTGCCAGGGCTGGGGCAATAACCCGGATGCCTTCAAGGATGTACTGGAGAAAACCCGACGCCTGGCCGCCAGTGGCGATGACCATTACCTCGACAGCCCGGTGCAGGACGAACTGATCGATGACTTGCTGTGCTTTCAGAACTGGCACTTCGTGATGCCGACCAGCCCGGCGCTGGTCGTGCTTGACACGCGTACCCGACGCTGGCGCAGCGAAATGACGCTCAAGCAACCGTCGGGTCTGCTCGACTGGGAAGCCTTGAGCGAACTGCAGCAAGAGCTGCTCGATCACCCGTCGGCGATCATCGTTTCGCCCGCGCCGATTTTTGGTGTGAAGCTGATTGAAACGGTGCAAAAGGTCTTCAGCTGGTGCGGTTACCCACTGCTGGTGGATGCCGAGAACTGGATGGCCCATCGTGGCGCCGCGCAGGTGATCCTGAATATTTTCCGACACACACGTACGCCGGGTAACTACGTGGTGCTGTCCGGTGATGTGCATTATTCCTTCGTCTACGAAGTACTTATCCGACACCGCAAGGCCGGCCCACGGATCTGGCAGATCACCAGCAGCGGGATCAAGAACGAGTTTCCGAAAACCCTGCTGGAGTGGTTCGACCGTCTCAACCGCTGGCTCTACTCACCGCGCTCGCCACTGAACTGGCTGACCAAACGTCGACGTATGCGCATCGTGCCGTACACACCAGAACATGCCGAGGCAGGTGAACGACTGTGGAACTCAGCGGGGATCGGTCAGGTGTTTTTCAACGAGCAAGGCCAGCCACGCGAGATCATTCAGCACAACTCCAATGGAGCGGCGAAGACACGGATGCTGGCGCCGGATTTGTCGGAATACCCGGACTAAGACCTTGCACTGTGATTGCGGAAGCGAGCCTGCTCGCGAAAGCGATCAATCATCCAGCACAGATGCCGACTGATAGGCCGCCTTCGCGAGCAGGCTCGCTCCTACAGTGCTACTTGCAAGCCGTCAATGCGCGGTCAGTGCCCGCACCACACCTCTGACAATCATCCCCACCTCCCGCTCATCAATCGTCAGCGGCGGCAGCAGCCGTATGGTCTTGCCGCGCGTGACGTTGATCAGCAGCCCATGATCCCGCGCCGCGATCAGCGTCAGGTCACGAATCGGCTGTTTCAACTCGATGCCGATCATCAAACCCTGACCACGAATCGCCAGCACATTCGGGTTATCCACCAGCTCTGCGCGTAACCGGGCCAGCAAGCGCTCACCCTGTATCCGCGCATTTTCCAGCAAGCCTTG of the Pseudomonas sp. Seg1 genome contains:
- a CDS encoding PH domain-containing protein; its protein translation is MIDFNNKGFFKLKQNDEYAERVTALLLEGEEVIDSYKAMRDGVVFTNKRIIAVNVQGITGSKKDFTSLPYKNIVAYSVETSGTFDLDSELEIYFSSLGKVKFEFTGKTSMVEISKYISRHLL
- a CDS encoding alkaline phosphatase D family protein; the protein is MSPTLDDLNSLPAVLAGPLLRRLEPTRLVMWLVGTRPLSLTLRLQGVGDIPLDVENCTVIPVGSRAFVHLIDITLDSALPFDTFIDYDLLIDDEKGIADWAPHLLYADTTRPNFVLRSRIDQLLHGSCRKPHHPAADGLLCVDQLLAAQTDPQQRPALLMMSGDQVYADDVAGPMLRAIHALIERLGLLDEHLEGAVVSDSAKLYQHPASYYHRADLLPALESNETLRERFFGGARKPIFTSSSADNHLVTFAEIMAMYLLVWSPVAWTLINPQPPLLTPDRLKRYALEQTRIDAFKAGLDNVARVLAHLPSLMIFDDHDITDDWNLSAQWEETAYGHPFSKRIIGNALIAYMLCQGWGNNPDAFKDVLEKTRRLAASGDDHYLDSPVQDELIDDLLCFQNWHFVMPTSPALVVLDTRTRRWRSEMTLKQPSGLLDWEALSELQQELLDHPSAIIVSPAPIFGVKLIETVQKVFSWCGYPLLVDAENWMAHRGAAQVILNIFRHTRTPGNYVVLSGDVHYSFVYEVLIRHRKAGPRIWQITSSGIKNEFPKTLLEWFDRLNRWLYSPRSPLNWLTKRRRMRIVPYTPEHAEAGERLWNSAGIGQVFFNEQGQPREIIQHNSNGAAKTRMLAPDLSEYPD